A window of Tripterygium wilfordii isolate XIE 37 chromosome 7, ASM1340144v1, whole genome shotgun sequence contains these coding sequences:
- the LOC120001517 gene encoding protein SUPPRESSOR OF K(+) TRANSPORT GROWTH DEFECT 1-like: MYSNFKEQAIEYVKQAVREDNDGNYSKAFPLYMNALEYFKTHLKYEKNPKIKEAITQKFTEYLRRAEEIRVVLDDGGPGPASNGDAAVATRPKTKPKNGDGGDGEDPEQTKLRAGLNSAIIREKPDVKWNDVAGLESAKQALQEAVILPVKFPQFFTGKRQPWRAFLLYGPPGTGKSYLAKAVATEADSTFFSISSSDLVSKWMGESEKLVSNLFEMARESAPSIIFVDEIDSLCGQRGEGNESEASRRIKTELLVQMQGVGHNDQKVLVLAATNTPYALDQAIRRRFDKRIYIPLPDLKARQHMFKVHLGDTPHNLIESDFENLACRTEGFSGSDISVCVKDVLFEPVRKTQDAMFFFKTPNDMWMPCGPKREGAVQISMQELAAKGLASKILPPPISFTDFDKVLARQRPTVSKTDLEVHERFTKEFGEEG, translated from the exons ATGTACAGCAATTTCAAGGAACAGGCGATCGAGTACGTGAAGCAGGCGGTTCGAGAAGACAATGATGGGAATTATAGCAAGGCCTTCCCTCTCTACATGAACGCCCTCGAATACTTTAAGACACATCTCAAGTACGAGAAGAACCCTAAGATCAAGGAGGCTATCACCCAGAAATTTACCGAGTATCTTCGTCGGGCTGAGGAGATCCGCGTCGTACTCGACGATGGTGGCCCGGGTCCTGCATCTAATGGAGACGCAGCTGTAGCTACCCGGCCCAAGACTAAACCCAAGAATGGCGATGGAGGAGACGGGGAGGACCCCGAGCAAACCAAGCTGAGGGCAGGGCTGAACTCAGCGATTATCAGGGAGAAGCCCGACGTTAAGTGGAATGACGTAGCTGGACTTGAGAGCGCTAAACAGGCCTTGCAGGAGGCCGTGATCTTGCCTGTCAAGTTTCCACAATTCTTCACGG GGAAGAGACAGCCATGGAGGGCTTTTCTGTTGTATGGACCTCCTGGAACTGGGAAGTCATATTTAGCCAAGGCTGTTGCAACCGAAGCGGATTCTACTTTCTTtag TATTTCTTCTTCGGATTTGGTTTCAAAATGGATGGGGGAGAGTGAGAAGCTAGTTTCTAACCTTTTTGAGATGGCCCGTGAAAGTGCTCCTTCAATCATATTCGTTGATGAAATAGATTCCTTGTGTGGCCAACGCGGAGAAGGCAATGAAAGTGAAGCATCTAGACGCATTAAAACAGAACTTCTTGTGCAGATGCAG GGTGTAGGGCACAATGATCAGAAAGTTCTTGTTCTTGCTGCAACGAATACTCCATATGCTCTTGATCAG GCTATCCGGCGACGTTTCGACAAGCGTATTTATATACCTCTCCCAGATTTGAAGGCTCGGCAGCATATGTTCAAG GTGCATCTAGGAGACACTCCTCACAACTTGATTGAAAGCGATTTTGAAAACTTAGCTTGTCGAACAGAGGGCTTTTCGGGTTCTGATATTTCTGTTTGC gtGAAGGATGTTCTCTTTGAACCAGTCCGTAAAACTCAAGATGCCATGTTTTTCTTTAAGACTCCTAATGATATGTGGATGCCTTGCGGGCCAAAGCGAGAAGGGGCTGTTCAAATCTCCATGCAGGAGCTTGCAGCAAAAGGACTTGCATCGAAG ATCCTTCCACCGCCAATTTCATTTACAGACTTTGACAAGGTTCTTGCGAGGCAGAGACCAACAGTGAGCAAAACCGACCTGGAGGTCCATGAGAGATTCACAAAGGAATTTGGAGAGGAAGGTTGA
- the LOC120001416 gene encoding zinc finger A20 and AN1 domain-containing stress-associated protein 3-like — MAEEHRQQAPKLCANNCGFFGSPATENLCSKCRRDLQLKEQQSSNVKLALNHTFVSASTSSSASSSSPAFDLPQVPVNQTVSVAVKENEAAAVSSTKQANRCTTCRRRVGLTGFKCRCEMVFCGTHRYPEQHACGFDFKGMGREQIAQANPLIKAEKLEKI, encoded by the coding sequence ATGGCGGAAGAGCACCGACAACAGGCACCGAAACTATGCGCCAACAACTGCGGCTTCTTTGGTAGCCCAGCGACGGAAAACCTCTGCTCTAAATGCCGTCGCGATCTCCAGCTAAAGGAGCAACAATCTTCCAACGTCAAGCTCGCCCTTAATCACACCTTTGTCTCCGCTTCAACCTCATCATCCGCCTCGTCTTCTTCACCAGCCTTTGATCTGCCGCAAGTTCCTGTGAACCAGACGGTCTCGGTGGCGGTGAAGGAGAATGAGGCAGCTGCAGTTTCGTCGACGAAGCAGGCGAACCGATGCACAACGTGCCGGCGGCGGGTAGGACTGACGGGGTTCAAGTGCAGGTGCGAGATGGTCTTCTGTGGGACCCACAGGTACCCGGAGCAGCATGCCTGCGGGTTTGACTTCAAGGGAATGGGACGGGAACAGATTGCACAAGCGAATCCCCTGATCAAGGCCGAGAAGCTTGAAAAGATATGA
- the LOC120002816 gene encoding uncharacterized protein LOC120002816, with amino-acid sequence MGKKEKKHRHRQQRGSRRGGAAICFDAEEDDTYPSNPLLSSPTDEEGEASGELEVDDDSEEGEMSDIPSKFLLYQQSVQYVWEQAEFEIIEHKTRISLHFHLQKLQKKLHHAFSYSWRLWSLPEIKDCLEEVGFQSVHFWLRQMLDTEKMTSTEGFGVGKDVKYEEVKSFPEEDAWNALCCWCC; translated from the exons ATgggaaagaaggagaagaaacatAGGCACCGACAACAGAGAGGCTCTCGCCGAGGAGGAGCCGCCATTTGCTTCGACGCAGAAGAAGACGACACTTATCCATCCAACCCACTGCTCTCTTCTCCGACTGATGAAGAAGGAGAAGCCTCCGGAGAACTAGAAGTTGATGATGATTCTGAAGAAGGGGAGATGAGCGATATTCCCTCCAAGTTCCTTCTCTACCAGCAATCCGTACAG TATGTTTGGGAGCAAGCTGAATTTGAGATCATTGAGCATAAAACAAGAATTAGTCTCCACTTTCATCTACAGAAACTGCAGAAAAAACTTCACCATGCATTTTCATATAGCTGGAGGCT ATGGTCATTGCCTGAGATCAAAGACTGCTTGGAGGAAGTTGGATTTCAGTCTGTACACTTTTGGCTTCGCCAAATGCTAGACACCGAGAAAATGACGAGTACAGAAGGATTTGGGGTCGGTAAGGACGTGAAGTACGAAGAGGTGAAAAGTTTTCCAGAAGAGGATGCATGGAATGCCTTATGTTGTTGGTGTTGCTAA